In a genomic window of Stakelama saccharophila:
- the motA gene encoding flagellar motor stator protein MotA: MFPAIGLVVLLVMVFGGFVFTGGALGPVMEAIPHEMIIIGGAAVGALIIGNSTKELKALGSGLVKVLKGPKYKKQDYLDTIFLVSKLMKMLRTDGPIALEPHVEEPQSSAIFVEYPRLLADKTLVNLIADTLRLIVVSSGTLDVHAVEEVMDNAIRTHHHEVEGPQITLQSLSDALPALGIVAAVLGVVKTMGSIDKPPSILGGMIGSALVGTFMGVLLAYGIVGPLASRLKQVIDADAAIYHVVKQIIIASLHGHPQPLVIEAARSGIQHANQPGFGEVFDGLRGR; the protein is encoded by the coding sequence ATGTTTCCAGCAATCGGCCTTGTCGTCCTGCTCGTCATGGTGTTCGGCGGCTTCGTCTTCACCGGGGGCGCGCTCGGACCCGTGATGGAGGCGATTCCGCACGAGATGATCATCATCGGCGGCGCCGCCGTCGGCGCGCTGATCATCGGCAATTCGACGAAGGAACTGAAGGCGCTCGGTTCCGGCCTGGTCAAGGTGCTCAAGGGTCCGAAATACAAGAAACAGGACTATCTCGACACCATCTTCCTGGTCTCCAAGCTGATGAAGATGCTGCGCACCGACGGCCCCATCGCGCTGGAGCCGCATGTCGAGGAGCCGCAGTCTTCCGCCATCTTCGTCGAATATCCGCGCCTGCTGGCCGACAAGACGCTGGTCAACCTGATCGCCGACACGCTGCGCCTGATCGTGGTGTCGTCCGGCACGCTCGACGTGCATGCGGTCGAAGAGGTGATGGATAACGCGATCCGCACCCACCATCACGAGGTGGAAGGGCCGCAGATCACGCTCCAGTCGCTCAGCGACGCGCTGCCGGCGCTCGGCATCGTCGCCGCCGTACTGGGTGTGGTGAAGACGATGGGCTCGATCGACAAGCCGCCGTCCATTCTGGGCGGGATGATCGGCTCGGCGCTGGTCGGCACCTTCATGGGCGTGCTGCTTGCTTACGGTATCGTCGGCCCGCTCGCATCGCGCCTGAAACAGGTCATCGATGCCGATGCCGCGATCTATCACGTGGTCAAGCAGATCATCATCGCGTCGCTCCACGGCCACCCGCAGCCGCTGGTGATCGAGGCCGCCCGCTCGGGCATCCAGCACGCGAACCAGCCCGGTTTCGGCGAGGTGTTCGACGGCCTCAGGGGGCGCTGA
- the flgL gene encoding flagellar hook-associated protein FlgL: MRISTTQFYDRSISRLDTLNAQADKLQTQIATTKRFTSAAEDTLAFQRVSVLNRLAADDTAYGRNIKTAQASLDQADTTLSGITSQLQRVSEFAVQANNGTYSDSDREGIAATLDAILDDVLSLANTKDSRGQPLFAGTGGTTAFTRDASGAITYAGSGPEATVPIDAEDSMAVSTDGEKLFSGAGGGVDIFAAISDLAAKVRSGASTGDSITTLEKAMQQVTTAQASIGARGARLELESARLQDVATDREAQRSALEDTDVTSAIANLQKTLTALQATQASFTKLEGLSLFDYLR; this comes from the coding sequence GCGGATTTCCACCACCCAATTCTATGATCGCTCGATCAGCCGGCTCGACACGCTGAACGCGCAGGCGGACAAGCTGCAGACCCAGATTGCGACCACCAAGCGCTTCACCAGCGCGGCGGAAGATACGCTCGCCTTCCAACGGGTCAGCGTGCTCAACCGGCTTGCCGCCGACGACACCGCTTACGGACGCAACATCAAGACCGCGCAGGCTTCCCTCGACCAGGCGGATACGACTCTGTCCGGCATCACGAGCCAGTTGCAGCGGGTCAGCGAATTCGCCGTACAGGCCAATAACGGCACCTATTCCGACAGTGACCGCGAAGGCATCGCAGCGACGCTGGACGCAATCCTCGACGACGTATTGTCGCTGGCCAATACCAAGGATTCGCGCGGCCAGCCCCTGTTCGCGGGGACGGGGGGCACCACCGCCTTCACCCGCGATGCGTCGGGAGCCATCACCTATGCCGGCTCGGGCCCGGAAGCGACGGTGCCGATCGACGCCGAAGATTCCATGGCGGTGTCGACCGATGGCGAGAAGCTGTTTTCCGGCGCCGGCGGCGGCGTCGACATCTTCGCCGCCATTTCCGATCTCGCCGCCAAGGTGCGGTCGGGCGCCAGCACCGGCGATTCGATCACGACGCTGGAAAAGGCGATGCAGCAGGTGACGACCGCCCAGGCGTCGATCGGCGCACGGGGCGCGCGCCTGGAGCTTGAAAGCGCACGCCTCCAGGACGTGGCGACCGACCGCGAGGCGCAACGTTCCGCGCTGGAGGATACCGATGTCACGTCTGCGATCGCCAACCTGCAGAAGACGCTGACGGCGCTGCAGGCGACCCAGGCGAGCTTCACCAAGCTCGAGGGATTGTCGCTGTTCGATTATCTGCGGTGA